Proteins found in one candidate division KSB1 bacterium genomic segment:
- the kbl gene encoding glycine C-acetyltransferase — MYQRIKYDFKQELIKIKESGLYKEERIILSDQKPNISVSFPAGAAPKEVLNFCANNYLGLANHPRLIEAAHETLNKYGLGLASVRFICGTQDLHKRLEKRISEFYETEDTILYSSCWDANGGLFESLLGAEDAIITDALNHASIIDGIRLCKAKRFIYEHSNMNSLEEMLRKAREGMDIWDGPGLGREPVPARNIIIATDGVFSMDGDIANLQEIVRLANEYDALVMVDDSHATGFFGKTGRGSIEYCGVLGKVDIITSTLGKAMGGATGGFTTGRKEIIEILRQKSRPYLFSNTVAPVIIGASLAAFDLISESDDLRQRLMENTAYFREQMTALGFDINPGVHPIVPILLRKFENDAQLSQAMARDLYEEGIYVIGFFFPVVPKGQSRIRVQISAAHTREQIDRAIAAFEKVGKKHGVI, encoded by the coding sequence ATGTACCAACGGATTAAGTACGATTTCAAGCAAGAGCTAATCAAAATCAAGGAGTCTGGGCTTTATAAGGAGGAACGCATCATTCTTTCTGATCAGAAGCCCAATATCAGCGTATCATTTCCAGCCGGCGCTGCTCCAAAAGAGGTGCTAAATTTTTGCGCCAACAATTATCTCGGGCTGGCCAACCATCCCCGCCTCATCGAGGCAGCCCACGAGACGCTAAATAAATACGGTTTGGGATTGGCTTCGGTTCGATTCATTTGTGGTACGCAAGACTTGCATAAACGATTAGAGAAAAGAATCTCGGAATTTTACGAGACCGAGGATACCATTCTCTATTCCTCTTGTTGGGACGCGAATGGTGGACTATTCGAAAGCCTTCTCGGAGCAGAGGACGCCATCATCACCGACGCGCTCAATCACGCCAGTATCATCGATGGCATCCGATTATGCAAGGCCAAGCGGTTCATATACGAGCATTCCAATATGAACTCGCTCGAAGAGATGCTCAGAAAAGCGCGCGAAGGAATGGATATTTGGGATGGTCCGGGGCTAGGCCGAGAGCCAGTTCCTGCAAGAAACATCATCATCGCGACGGATGGCGTTTTTTCAATGGATGGTGATATCGCCAACCTTCAGGAGATCGTTCGATTAGCCAATGAGTATGATGCGCTCGTTATGGTGGATGACTCGCACGCGACTGGATTCTTTGGAAAAACAGGTCGCGGATCGATCGAATATTGTGGCGTCTTAGGGAAGGTAGACATTATTACTTCCACGCTGGGAAAAGCTATGGGTGGGGCAACTGGCGGTTTCACAACTGGGAGAAAAGAGATCATCGAAATTCTGCGACAAAAGTCTCGGCCCTATCTGTTTTCCAATACTGTCGCCCCAGTCATCATTGGCGCTTCGCTGGCCGCATTCGATCTGATCTCCGAAAGCGATGATCTGCGCCAACGATTAATGGAAAATACGGCGTATTTCAGAGAGCAAATGACCGCATTGGGTTTCGACATCAATCCAGGTGTGCACCCGATTGTTCCGATCCTGCTCCGGAAGTTTGAAAATGATGCTCAGCTCTCGCAGGCGATGGCCAGAGACCTCTATGAAGAGGGAATTTACGTGATCGGTTTCTTCTTTCCGGTGGTTCCAAAAGGGCAATCGCGCATCCGCGTCCAGATATCTGCCGCCCATACGCGCGAGCAGATCGATCGAGCGATCGCAGCGTTCGAAAAAGTGGGGAAAAAACATGGGGTGATTTAG
- a CDS encoding EamA family transporter: MKPQLFALLTAIAWGVGGYFEKKGLHLGHLTPQVGITIRTLVALVILSLVSYPQWKMIPQAGPKALIYMIIGGGVIAGSLGMLFFYMAIKGAPLSRVMPIAFTSPLFGALMGFMLAGEPVTLTSILGLLMTVGGIVLLTIG, from the coding sequence ATGAAACCACAGCTATTTGCATTGCTCACAGCAATTGCTTGGGGCGTTGGTGGCTATTTTGAAAAAAAGGGCCTTCATTTGGGGCATTTGACGCCACAGGTGGGAATTACGATTCGGACACTCGTGGCGCTCGTAATCTTATCGCTGGTCAGTTATCCTCAATGGAAAATGATCCCTCAGGCCGGTCCAAAAGCATTGATCTATATGATCATCGGTGGCGGCGTGATCGCCGGTTCACTGGGAATGCTATTTTTCTATATGGCCATCAAAGGTGCGCCCCTGAGCCGCGTCATGCCCATCGCATTCACTTCCCCGCTTTTTGGAGCGCTAATGGGATTTATGCTGGCCGGCGAGCCAGTGACTTTAACATCAATTTTGGGCCTATTAATGACGGTCGGAGGCATTGTTTTGCTAACCATCGGGTGA
- a CDS encoding alpha-amylase family glycosyl hydrolase, whose amino-acid sequence MRFIIRLSALEPRNVGTIRHAAPKEFHISRDARDKYQFDESIFTLSGNVIFANFHAARKFAQKMNAKRDLINFPEQTIRAGQLNAMGLIDEILHYVVELYRQQAQPQVMKQALEWLSAQLGRSELERTLRKFAEEFPVVAVYQRKMSLEDYLRGETNGVPNLEIVLEELILLWLANQNLAFSPFAELFIDEKLVQQTSYVKLIDQLKTFFEHQPHFGPDNQNLIDMLRSPAIAVPYSLTGQLQYILEKWGMLLGKYLYRLLSSLDFIKEEEKLRFAFGPGPSYVYEFRGAEAEPERFSADREWMPRLVLIAKSTLVWLDQLSKKYRRSITRLDQIPDEELDQLARWGFTGLWLIGIWERSKASQRIKRLCGNPEAEASAYSLHDYVVAAEIGGDEAFFNLKERCWQRGIRLASDMVPNHTGITSKWVMEHPDWFISLDYSPFPSYSFNGPNLSDDQRVGIYIEDHYYNRTDAAVVFKRVDFWTGSVKYIYHGNDGTSMPWNDTAQLNYLKPEVREAVIQTILYVARRTPIIRFDAAMTLTKRHYQRLWFPEPGTGGDIPSRAEHGLTKPQFDQLMPNEFWREVVDRVAQEAPDTLLLAEAFWLMEGYFVRTLGMHRVYNSAFMNMLKNEDNAKYRSVIKNTMEFNPEILKRFVNFMNNPDEQTAVAQFGKDDKYFGVCTMMVTMPGLPMFGHGQIEGFTEKYGMEYRRAYWDEQPDWNLIQRHEREIFPLMKKRYLFADVKNFLLYDFYAPEGYVNENVFAYSNRYGDERALVIYNNKFEHARGWIKTSAAYAEKSEGSDEVKLMQKSLAEGLALTNDANRFIIFREHVSGLEYIRSSKAIWDQGLYAELGAFKYQVFLDFREVQDNEWHHYAQLNTYLDGRGVPSIDAALRELFLRPIHLKFAALMNAYNINQLFANRTLDSTAVSNRDLLQELTNKYTELLAEIKHFTGSTRDVQTIADDFGHDLISILQLEHLEGQWASPSTRKAKAAIQFLKQSINRDLFHCGVLFGYTLIRQLGRVLTEQDYEAQSRSWIDEWLLGKIATTAFHDLGINDQQTLQAIALIKILTSHQHWFQSDNQKPGRAYHILAQLLEDQEVQQFIQVNRYQDILWFNKEAFESIIAWLFEIAVIEIIGDPGADRREQMAQLVATFNLIEQWQKSEEQSGYQVEKLLEGLKSNQ is encoded by the coding sequence ATGCGGTTTATTATTCGCCTGAGTGCGCTTGAGCCGCGGAACGTGGGGACGATTCGACATGCAGCGCCAAAGGAGTTCCACATTTCGCGGGACGCGCGGGATAAGTACCAATTTGACGAATCGATTTTCACGCTATCGGGCAATGTGATCTTTGCCAATTTTCATGCAGCGCGCAAATTCGCTCAGAAAATGAACGCGAAGCGCGATTTGATCAACTTTCCAGAGCAAACCATTCGCGCCGGGCAACTCAATGCCATGGGATTGATTGACGAGATTTTGCATTACGTGGTTGAACTTTATCGGCAGCAGGCGCAACCGCAGGTCATGAAACAAGCATTGGAGTGGCTGAGCGCCCAATTAGGCCGATCAGAGCTGGAGCGCACGTTACGAAAATTCGCTGAGGAATTCCCAGTCGTGGCAGTCTACCAGCGGAAAATGAGCCTGGAGGATTATCTTCGAGGCGAAACAAACGGCGTACCCAATCTCGAGATCGTGCTGGAAGAGCTGATCCTGTTATGGTTAGCCAACCAAAATCTGGCTTTTTCCCCATTTGCCGAATTGTTCATCGATGAAAAACTGGTTCAGCAGACCAGCTATGTAAAATTGATTGATCAGCTCAAAACATTTTTCGAACACCAGCCCCATTTCGGCCCAGATAATCAGAACTTGATCGACATGCTGCGCAGCCCGGCCATTGCTGTCCCATACTCATTGACTGGACAGCTCCAATACATTTTAGAAAAATGGGGGATGCTGCTGGGTAAATATCTCTATAGATTGCTCAGTAGTCTGGATTTCATCAAAGAGGAAGAAAAGCTGCGCTTCGCTTTTGGACCCGGGCCGTCTTACGTATACGAGTTTCGTGGGGCTGAGGCAGAGCCAGAGCGGTTTAGTGCAGATCGGGAATGGATGCCACGTCTGGTCTTGATCGCCAAGAGCACATTGGTTTGGCTGGATCAGCTCTCGAAAAAATATCGGCGTTCCATTACGCGATTGGATCAGATCCCAGATGAGGAGTTGGATCAATTAGCGCGATGGGGATTCACCGGTTTGTGGTTGATCGGCATTTGGGAACGGAGCAAGGCTTCGCAGCGGATCAAGCGGCTCTGCGGCAATCCCGAAGCCGAGGCATCGGCCTATTCGCTGCATGATTATGTGGTAGCTGCCGAGATCGGCGGTGACGAGGCCTTTTTCAACCTGAAAGAACGATGCTGGCAACGCGGTATTCGTTTGGCCAGCGATATGGTCCCCAATCATACTGGAATTACATCAAAATGGGTGATGGAGCATCCCGATTGGTTCATCTCGTTGGATTATAGCCCGTTCCCGTCCTATTCCTTCAATGGCCCAAATCTGTCCGATGATCAGCGCGTCGGTATCTATATCGAAGATCATTATTACAATCGGACTGACGCTGCGGTGGTTTTCAAACGGGTCGACTTTTGGACTGGGAGTGTCAAATATATCTACCATGGCAACGATGGGACGAGCATGCCATGGAATGATACCGCGCAACTCAATTATCTGAAGCCCGAAGTGCGCGAAGCAGTGATTCAGACGATCTTATATGTCGCGCGCCGCACCCCCATCATCCGGTTTGATGCGGCCATGACATTGACCAAACGGCATTACCAACGCCTCTGGTTTCCAGAACCGGGCACTGGGGGGGATATTCCATCCCGGGCCGAACATGGCTTGACCAAGCCCCAATTTGATCAATTAATGCCGAACGAATTCTGGCGCGAGGTGGTCGACCGGGTCGCTCAAGAAGCGCCAGATACTTTACTTCTCGCCGAGGCCTTCTGGCTGATGGAGGGCTATTTCGTTCGCACCCTGGGGATGCATCGCGTCTACAACAGCGCCTTCATGAATATGCTCAAAAATGAGGACAATGCTAAATATCGCAGTGTGATCAAAAACACAATGGAATTTAATCCCGAGATTCTGAAACGTTTCGTCAATTTTATGAATAATCCCGACGAGCAGACCGCTGTCGCCCAATTCGGCAAAGATGACAAATATTTCGGCGTCTGTACCATGATGGTCACCATGCCAGGATTACCAATGTTTGGTCACGGCCAGATCGAAGGATTCACAGAAAAATACGGCATGGAATATCGCCGTGCCTACTGGGACGAACAGCCGGACTGGAACTTGATCCAACGCCATGAACGAGAAATTTTTCCCTTGATGAAAAAGCGCTACCTTTTTGCCGATGTAAAAAATTTCTTGCTATATGATTTTTATGCTCCGGAGGGCTATGTCAACGAAAACGTGTTCGCTTATTCCAATCGCTATGGCGATGAGCGAGCTCTGGTGATCTACAATAACAAGTTCGAACATGCCCGCGGCTGGATCAAGACCTCAGCGGCCTATGCCGAAAAGAGTGAGGGTAGTGATGAAGTAAAATTAATGCAAAAAAGCCTGGCAGAAGGACTGGCGCTCACCAATGACGCCAATCGTTTCATAATCTTTCGAGAACATGTGAGTGGATTGGAATACATTCGCAGCAGCAAAGCGATCTGGGATCAGGGGCTCTATGCGGAATTGGGCGCGTTCAAGTACCAGGTGTTCCTCGATTTTCGGGAGGTGCAAGATAATGAATGGCATCATTATGCCCAGCTCAATACCTATCTCGACGGCAGAGGCGTTCCCAGCATCGACGCGGCGCTTCGCGAGCTATTTCTGCGGCCAATCCATCTTAAATTCGCGGCTTTGATGAACGCCTATAATATTAACCAACTGTTTGCCAATCGAACCCTCGACAGCACAGCCGTCTCAAATCGCGATCTATTACAAGAGCTAACCAACAAATACACTGAATTACTTGCTGAAATCAAGCATTTCACCGGATCGACCCGTGATGTTCAAACTATTGCCGACGATTTTGGTCATGACCTCATATCGATCCTGCAATTGGAACATCTAGAAGGCCAGTGGGCTTCGCCCAGCACTCGAAAGGCAAAAGCGGCTATCCAGTTTTTAAAGCAATCGATCAACCGCGATTTGTTTCATTGTGGCGTGTTGTTCGGCTATACGTTAATTCGCCAGTTGGGGCGCGTGCTGACGGAGCAAGATTATGAAGCCCAAAGCCGAAGCTGGATCGACGAATGGTTATTGGGGAAGATCGCTACTACCGCGTTTCATGATCTGGGAATCAATGATCAACAAACCTTGCAGGCGATCGCGTTAATAAAAATACTGACCAGTCATCAGCATTGGTTTCAATCTGATAACCAGAAACCTGGTCGCGCCTATCACATCTTGGCGCAATTGTTGGAGGATCAAGAGGTGCAGCAATTTATCCAGGTCAATCGTTATCAAGATATTTTATGGTTCAACAAGGAGGCGTTCGAAAGTATTATCGCTTGGCTATTTGAAATTGCCGTCATAGAAATTATCGGCGATCCGGGAGCCGATCGACGAGAACAAATGGCCCAGTTAGTTGCCACTTTCAATCTCATCGAACAATGGCAGAAATCTGAGGAACAATCTGGATATCAGGTGGAGAAATTGTTAGAGGGGTTGAAATCCAATCAATGA
- a CDS encoding zinc-dependent peptidase produces the protein MLPFKKYRRRKLMNKPFPVEWLTILQRNVPYYRRLSVSEQKELQGLIQIFIAEKQFEGCGGLQITDEIKVTIAAQACMLLLGRETDIYPTLRSILVYPSAYLAPTKYIEGDLLVTETLEARAGESWSHGYVVLSWDEVLKGASDVHDGHNLVFHEFAHQLDEETGRADGAPVLPHRSMYIAWARVLSREYNQLIKSIELNRPTFLNQYGAISPAEFFAVVTEFFFEKPVELKQHHPALYEQLQLFYYQDPASRKTGQ, from the coding sequence ATGCTGCCGTTTAAAAAATATCGACGCCGTAAATTGATGAACAAACCTTTTCCTGTAGAATGGCTCACAATTTTGCAGCGCAATGTGCCTTATTATCGGAGGCTTTCAGTTAGCGAACAGAAGGAATTGCAAGGATTGATTCAGATTTTCATCGCCGAGAAACAATTTGAGGGTTGTGGAGGGCTTCAGATAACCGATGAAATCAAAGTGACGATTGCGGCTCAAGCTTGCATGTTGCTGTTGGGGAGGGAAACAGACATCTATCCTACCCTTCGATCGATATTAGTCTACCCAAGCGCTTACCTTGCCCCCACAAAATACATCGAGGGCGATCTCTTGGTCACCGAAACATTGGAGGCTCGGGCTGGAGAATCGTGGTCGCACGGCTACGTGGTCCTCTCTTGGGACGAAGTGCTGAAAGGGGCCTCGGACGTTCATGACGGCCACAATTTGGTTTTCCATGAATTTGCCCATCAATTGGATGAGGAGACTGGTAGAGCCGATGGCGCCCCAGTCCTGCCACATCGCTCTATGTATATTGCATGGGCGCGCGTCCTGAGCCGCGAATATAACCAATTGATCAAAAGCATCGAATTGAATCGGCCGACTTTTTTGAATCAATATGGAGCGATCAGCCCAGCCGAATTCTTTGCCGTTGTGACAGAATTTTTTTTCGAAAAACCGGTGGAATTGAAGCAGCATCATCCAGCGCTCTACGAGCAGTTGCAGCTATTTTATTATCAAGACCCGGCCAGCCGAAAAACGGGGCAGTAG
- a CDS encoding DUF1460 domain-containing protein — protein sequence MLLIPAGAIESLLPRSKKFFQLSTAEIDELLPRLHHQFHDFQTRLYVLAQLRLDTPYNFKAIGDGAGFEPNPVFRIDKTNCTAFVLTNMALASAKSYHQAESLMAYLNYYPQPKGKNPIFYQNRIHFTSDRLLTSPYFELITTQLVPAEGLDTIHLVLNRQSDGTHFLPLDWEKEITLPYIPRQFITPELLAKLPVVCGIGVIQKELFAKGIAIAHEGLLFNQKDFFHASKDAGRLRQEDFLRYSRKRKKVSLSPVCDGIVVYMVKEVKVD from the coding sequence ATGTTGCTGATTCCTGCAGGCGCAATAGAAAGTCTACTGCCCCGTTCCAAAAAATTTTTTCAACTATCGACCGCTGAGATTGATGAACTGTTGCCACGGCTTCATCATCAATTCCATGATTTTCAAACCCGATTGTATGTGCTGGCGCAATTGCGACTGGACACACCGTATAATTTCAAAGCGATCGGAGATGGGGCTGGTTTTGAGCCAAATCCAGTGTTCCGTATCGATAAAACCAACTGTACCGCTTTTGTCCTGACGAATATGGCATTGGCCAGCGCAAAGAGCTATCATCAGGCCGAATCGCTAATGGCATATTTGAATTATTACCCTCAGCCCAAAGGCAAAAATCCAATTTTCTACCAAAATCGCATCCACTTCACTTCAGATCGGCTATTGACATCTCCATATTTTGAGCTGATTACCACTCAACTGGTCCCAGCCGAAGGACTCGATACCATCCATTTGGTGTTGAATCGGCAGAGCGATGGGACTCATTTTCTGCCTCTTGATTGGGAAAAAGAGATCACCCTCCCATATATTCCTCGACAGTTCATCACACCCGAACTACTTGCTAAATTGCCGGTCGTCTGCGGGATTGGTGTCATTCAAAAAGAGCTATTTGCCAAGGGAATTGCCATTGCCCATGAAGGGTTGTTGTTCAACCAAAAGGATTTTTTCCATGCCTCGAAGGATGCAGGAAGGCTAAGACAGGAAGATTTTCTGCGATATTCGAGAAAAAGAAAAAAGGTCAGCCTTAGCCCAGTATGTGACGGGATCGTAGTTTACATGGTAAAAGAGGTAAAGGTGGACTAA
- a CDS encoding PorV/PorQ family protein, producing MRRRWYRSFVMIAAWLLGCAPLAVSATGTAGFEFLRTPPGARPSAMAGAFISIPGDIHSIYFNPAGLATISGRIASASYLNHVLDFNSGFIGYAQPFKGIGQWGIGINYMNYGNFEQTDELGNRLGDFSAGSLSLQSALGRMVGQNLMIGGSAKVIYSSIDQYSATGVAFDLGLIYQLPFIEDMNVGLGIFNLGSTIDAFLDHKDPMPLNLVIGFSKKLAHLPLVYCVAANKYIDDDIQFNVGGEFTLAEGVFLRLGYSSLGRNMKIGTNDDKFAGLSLGLGVQWKQMAFDYGLSSFGAIGYLNRATFSYQF from the coding sequence ATGCGACGCAGATGGTATCGTTCCTTTGTGATGATAGCAGCATGGTTGTTAGGTTGCGCACCATTGGCGGTTTCTGCCACTGGTACAGCAGGATTTGAATTTCTCAGAACACCTCCTGGCGCACGTCCCAGTGCCATGGCAGGGGCGTTTATCTCCATCCCTGGCGATATCCATTCGATTTATTTCAATCCTGCGGGATTGGCCACGATTTCTGGCCGAATCGCCTCCGCCAGTTATCTCAATCACGTGCTGGATTTCAATTCAGGCTTTATCGGTTATGCTCAGCCGTTCAAGGGGATTGGGCAATGGGGCATCGGCATCAATTATATGAATTACGGGAATTTTGAACAGACTGATGAGCTTGGCAATCGATTAGGTGATTTCAGCGCTGGCAGCCTGAGTTTGCAATCGGCATTAGGCCGAATGGTGGGACAAAATCTGATGATCGGTGGCTCAGCTAAGGTGATCTATTCCTCGATCGACCAATATTCGGCCACTGGGGTCGCCTTCGATCTCGGATTGATTTATCAACTCCCGTTTATAGAAGATATGAATGTCGGGCTGGGAATTTTCAATTTGGGAAGCACCATCGATGCCTTTCTGGATCATAAAGATCCGATGCCGCTAAACTTGGTCATCGGTTTCTCAAAAAAATTGGCTCACTTGCCACTCGTTTACTGCGTCGCAGCAAATAAATACATTGATGATGACATTCAGTTCAATGTTGGCGGTGAATTTACACTGGCCGAAGGTGTTTTTTTGCGGCTGGGTTATAGTTCGTTGGGAAGGAATATGAAAATCGGGACCAACGACGATAAATTTGCCGGGTTGTCGCTGGGATTGGGCGTTCAATGGAAACAAATGGCATTCGATTACGGTCTCTCCTCGTTCGGCGCTATTGGCTATTTGAATCGCGCCACCTTTTCCTATCAATTCTGA
- a CDS encoding inorganic diphosphatase, which yields MKHQSTGFTIDVRIEIPKGSRNKYEYDPLKKAIKLDRMLFSAVHYPSDYGYIQDTLGEDGDPLDALVLVTEPTFPGCLIESKPIGLFKMWDEKGPDEKIVCVPIGDPYWNHIEILEDLPPHLLKEIEHFFLVYKDLEEKKTGIDGWGSREQAIEVIEQAKLRFRQQLDYSTME from the coding sequence ATGAAACACCAATCAACTGGCTTTACCATCGATGTTCGGATCGAAATTCCCAAGGGCAGTCGAAACAAATACGAATACGATCCATTGAAAAAGGCGATCAAATTAGATCGGATGCTATTTTCTGCTGTCCATTATCCCAGTGACTACGGTTACATTCAGGATACCCTTGGTGAGGACGGCGATCCGCTGGATGCGCTGGTGCTGGTCACCGAGCCCACCTTCCCTGGTTGTCTCATCGAATCGAAGCCAATTGGCCTATTCAAAATGTGGGATGAGAAGGGGCCAGATGAGAAAATCGTCTGTGTGCCAATCGGCGATCCTTATTGGAACCACATCGAAATCCTGGAGGATCTGCCCCCGCATTTATTGAAAGAGATCGAGCATTTTTTCTTGGTTTATAAAGATCTCGAGGAAAAAAAGACTGGTATCGATGGCTGGGGCAGCCGAGAACAGGCGATCGAAGTCATTGAACAAGCCAAGCTGAGATTCCGGCAACAGCTCGACTATTCGACTATGGAATAG
- the bfr gene encoding bacterioferritin, with protein MKGNPKVIEALNKALADELTAINQYMVHSEMCDNWGYKILHEKIEKRAITEMKHAERLIGRILFLEGIPIVSTLNPIHIGKTVPEQFQKDLASELDAIKNYQEYIKVCHEVGDAGTREVFVDLLQDEEGHADEIEAQLDQISQMGAENYLALQIGN; from the coding sequence ATGAAAGGTAATCCAAAAGTGATTGAAGCACTCAATAAAGCTTTAGCAGATGAGTTGACAGCGATTAACCAGTACATGGTTCATAGCGAAATGTGTGATAATTGGGGTTACAAAATCCTTCATGAAAAGATAGAAAAGCGGGCGATCACTGAGATGAAGCATGCGGAGCGACTGATCGGAAGAATTTTATTTCTCGAAGGCATTCCGATCGTTTCGACGCTGAATCCGATCCACATCGGCAAAACCGTCCCAGAGCAATTTCAGAAGGATTTGGCCTCGGAGCTTGATGCGATTAAAAATTATCAAGAATACATCAAAGTTTGTCACGAAGTCGGCGACGCAGGCACCAGAGAGGTGTTTGTGGATTTATTGCAAGATGAAGAGGGCCACGCCGACGAGATCGAAGCCCAGTTAGATCAGATCTCACAGATGGGAGCTGAGAACTATCTGGCGCTGCAAATTGGAAATTAG
- a CDS encoding D-Ala-D-Ala carboxypeptidase family metallohydrolase, producing MIRYFYRRQWPMWHHLMPLAFFLSVAWQVFAGDAPQKFSAQKASFSVAFKDEVTPYRVMGVFVLPNEVLQLSVHDSSKYARYELRISGGKILNETGNRWQWQAPDKKGLYPLKVCRQSAIRDSITLNVLVMIPFAELQGEYLNHYRIGKYPDKPLKGRQIYQPPHGFIEVTSELEQTAISPHFKLYQFLCKQDCEASKYVVLEERLILKLELVLEEVNAKGYPCTTFQIMSGYRTPHYNQAIGNVRYSRHCWGAAADIFIDENPKDGMMDDLNRDGSIDIQDAKVLHKIIEQLQTLPEHHRFIGGLASYKANASHGPFVHLDVRGYIATWGE from the coding sequence ATGATCCGATATTTCTACCGAAGGCAATGGCCTATGTGGCATCATTTAATGCCATTGGCGTTTTTTTTATCTGTTGCTTGGCAGGTTTTTGCTGGCGATGCTCCCCAAAAATTTTCCGCTCAAAAGGCCAGCTTCAGCGTCGCTTTCAAAGACGAAGTCACGCCTTATCGGGTGATGGGAGTATTTGTTTTACCCAATGAGGTGCTGCAGTTAAGTGTGCACGACTCATCGAAATATGCAAGATATGAGCTTCGAATATCAGGGGGCAAAATATTGAATGAGACTGGTAACAGATGGCAATGGCAAGCGCCGGACAAAAAGGGACTTTATCCGCTTAAGGTCTGCCGTCAAAGCGCCATTCGCGATTCGATCACTTTAAATGTGTTGGTCATGATCCCTTTCGCTGAGCTGCAAGGCGAATATCTAAACCATTATCGGATTGGTAAGTATCCAGACAAACCATTGAAAGGAAGACAGATTTACCAGCCACCGCACGGATTTATCGAAGTGACCAGCGAATTAGAGCAGACCGCCATTTCGCCACATTTTAAATTATACCAATTTCTCTGCAAACAGGATTGTGAAGCATCCAAATATGTCGTGCTGGAAGAACGCTTGATTTTAAAATTAGAATTAGTCTTGGAAGAAGTAAATGCCAAAGGCTATCCTTGCACCACGTTTCAAATCATGAGTGGCTATCGGACGCCGCATTATAATCAGGCTATTGGCAATGTGAGATACAGCCGGCACTGTTGGGGAGCTGCAGCGGATATTTTTATCGATGAAAATCCAAAAGACGGGATGATGGACGATCTCAATCGGGATGGATCCATCGATATTCAGGATGCAAAGGTGCTCCATAAGATCATTGAGCAGCTCCAAACCCTTCCAGAACATCACCGGTTCATTGGCGGGCTGGCGAGTTATAAAGCCAATGCCTCCCACGGTCCTTTCGTTCATCTCGATGTGCGTGGTTATATTGCAACGTGGGGGGAATAA